A portion of the Lolium rigidum isolate FL_2022 chromosome 1, APGP_CSIRO_Lrig_0.1, whole genome shotgun sequence genome contains these proteins:
- the LOC124687439 gene encoding uncharacterized protein LOC124687439 isoform X1, whose protein sequence is MTVMELKKLPLGFRFHPTDEELVRHYLKGKITGQIKAEVEVIPEIDVCKCEPWDLPDKALIRSEDLEWFFFAPKDRKYPNGSRSNRATEAGYWKATGKDRIIKSKGEKKKQHMIGMKKTLVFHRGRAPKGERTGWIMHEYRTTEPEFESGEQGGYVLYRLFQKTLEKTERSTPEEMDKSGYSPTPSRSTPDHMEANEEALTPLNKESPESGLSGCPIDLPGTIETPAAPITRWLADRNDNLATNEANVFRAPSHGHVDGGPKQAGAAAGSLTQLIDSQKINVGSDEFATFPAPMLQHDVDALLNDFSLQGPSADFCGTLKPRDPVEDFLNEAIADPDEHSSSTSKVQYDSDTGNMPAEFDNNWVLQGDFLDDSNWLDNLNFVPDDTNPQLSGLYENATLLPYDSTNPDVLSMDSGDESLQDLFNTMEDHSGKRDVYEPGFNAMHQQLQSNMHPNYLWSTEPGYNAMHQQLQSTMQPNYVISQQGIASRRLKLCDSLSAVDVESRESMTRDEHEESDIATSKYMGGSVESTADVDDAESTGVTIMRRPRAPSSNVLSDGDDAESTGVTIMSRRRAPSSNVPSDGDEAESTGVSKMNRSSAPSACVPSDGDDDVSTGVNIMSRDTVPSSNTDSSLTQQGAAVRRLRLQSNLNAGTCSSVDGLSSCIMDENGGDEGVKAEIEEHVETNFLDNFGSVGDSQPDAQTDMPDHDGAMLIPDANSVLRQRKTLEKGDKEKKQECGLQSHVREPRKRGGFPAHIIWPVLSVALLVLVSVGMYGWA, encoded by the exons ATGACGGTCATGGAGCTCAAGAAGCTGCCGCTCGGGTTCCGGTTCCACCCCACCGACGAGGAGCTCGTCAGGCACTACCTCAAGGGGAAGATCACGGGGCAGATCAAGGCCGAGGTCGAGGTCATCCCCGAGATCGACGTCTGCAAGTGCGAGCCGTGGGACCTCCCAG ATAAAGCGTTGATCCGctccgaggatcttgagtggttCTTCTTTGCACCCAAGGACCGCAAGTACCCCAATGGAAGCAGGTCCAACAGGGCGACTGAGGCTGGCTACTGGAAGGCCACCGGGAAGGACAGGATCATCAAGTCCAAGGGCGAGAAGAAGAAGCAGCACATGATTGGCATGAAGAAGACCCTCGTGTTCCACCGGGGACGAGCCCCCAAAGGCGAGCGCACTGGCTGGATTATGCACGAGTACCGCACCACCGAGCCGGAGTTTGAATCTGGCGAGCAG GGTGGTTATGTTCTGTATCGCCTGTTCCAAAAGACGTTGGAGAAAACTGAGCGCTCTACGCCGGAGGAAATGGATAAAAGTGGCTACTCCCCCACTCCATCTCGTTCCACTCCTGACCATATGGAGGCaaacgaggaagcactcacaccgtTAAATAAGGAGTCTCCTGAATCTGGTCTATCTGGATGTCCAATTGACTTGCCGGGTACAATTGAAACTCCAGCTGCGCCGATTACAAGGTGGCTTGCAGACAGGAACGATAATCTGGCGACAAATGAAGCAAACGTTTTTCGTGCGCCTTCTCATGGTCATGTTGATGGAGGACCTAAG CAGGCGGGTGCTGCGGCTGGATCTTTGACTCAGTTAATTGATTCACAGAAGATAAATGTTGGTTCAGATGAATTTGCAACATTTCCTGCTCCCATGTTACAGCATGATGTAGATGCTCTCTTGAATGATTTTTCCCTTCAAGGACCTTCAGCTGATTTTTGTGGCACTCTGAAACCCCGTGATCCAGTGGAAGATTTCTTGAACGAAGCAATTGCTGATCCAGATGAGcattcatcatcaacatctaAAGTTCAGTATGATTCAGACACTGGGAATATGCCTGCTGAGTTTGACAACAACTGGGTTCTGcag GGTGATTTCCTAGATGATTCAAACTGGTTAGACAATTTAAATTTTGTGCCTGATGACACAAATCCGCAGCTGAGTGGATTATATGAGAATGCGACATTGCTTCCTTATGACAGCACTAATCCAGATGTACTTTCCATGGACTCCGGTGATGAGTCCTTGCAAGATTTGTTCAATACCATGGAAGATCATAGTGGAAAAAGAGATGTATATGAACCTGGATTTAATGCCATGCATCAGCAGTTACAGTCTAATATGCATCCGAACTATTTATGGAGCACTGAACCTGGTTATAATGCTATGCATCAGCAGTTACAGTCTACTATGCAACCAAACTATGTAATTTCTCAACAGGGCATTGCATCAAGGAGGTTAAAGCTATGTGATTCATTGTCTGCTGTCGATGTTGAGAGTCGAGAGAGCATGACCAGAGATGAACATGAAGAATCAGATATTGCTACTTCAAAGTATATGGGTGGATCTGTTGAGTCAACTGCAGATGTAGATGATGCTGAGTCAACAGGGGTTACTATTATGAGGCGGCCCCGTGCGCCTAGTTCAAATGTGCTTTCAGATGGAGATGATGCTGAATCCACGGGGGTTACTATCATGAGCCGGCGCCGTGCGCCAAGTTCAAATGTGCCTTCAGACGGAGATGAAGCTGAATCCACAGGGGTTTCTAAGATGAACCGAAGCTCTGCTCCAAGTGCATGCGTGCCTTCAGATGGCGATGATGATGTGTCAACAGGGGTTAATATTATGAGCCGAGACACTGTTCCAAGTTCAAACACAGATAGTTCATTAACTCAACAGGGGGCTGCAGTGCGAAGGCTGCGGCTACAATCGAACCTTAACGCAGGAACATGTTCTAGTGTCGATGGTTTGTCAAGTTGCATTATGGATGAAAACGGAGGTGATGAAGGGGTTAAAGCTGAG ATTGAAGAGCATGTGGAAACGAACTTTCTTGACAATTTTGGTTCTGTTGGCGACAGCCAGCCTGATGCACAAACGGATATGCCTGATCATG ATGGTGCCATGCTTATTCCAGACGCCAATTCTGTTTTGAGGCAGCGCAAGACACTGGAGAAAGGGGACAAGGAGAAGAAGCAGGAGTGTGGTCTTCAGTCACATGTGAGAGAACCAAGGAAGAGGGGAGGCTTCCCAGCACACATTATCTGGCCAGTTCTGTCGGTAGCTCTGCTTGTCCTTGTCAGTGTTGGGATGTACGGATGGGCATAG
- the LOC124687439 gene encoding uncharacterized protein LOC124687439 isoform X2, whose protein sequence is MTVMELKKLPLGFRFHPTDEELVRHYLKGKITGQIKAEVEVIPEIDVCKCEPWDLPDKALIRSEDLEWFFFAPKDRKYPNGSRSNRATEAGYWKATGKDRIIKSKGEKKKQHMIGMKKTLVFHRGRAPKGERTGWIMHEYRTTEPEFESGEQGGYVLYRLFQKTLEKTERSTPEEMDKSGYSPTPSRSTPDHMEANEEALTPLNKESPESGLSGCPIDLPGTIETPAAPITRWLADRNDNLATNEANVFRAPSHGHVDGGPKAGAAAGSLTQLIDSQKINVGSDEFATFPAPMLQHDVDALLNDFSLQGPSADFCGTLKPRDPVEDFLNEAIADPDEHSSSTSKVQYDSDTGNMPAEFDNNWVLQGDFLDDSNWLDNLNFVPDDTNPQLSGLYENATLLPYDSTNPDVLSMDSGDESLQDLFNTMEDHSGKRDVYEPGFNAMHQQLQSNMHPNYLWSTEPGYNAMHQQLQSTMQPNYVISQQGIASRRLKLCDSLSAVDVESRESMTRDEHEESDIATSKYMGGSVESTADVDDAESTGVTIMRRPRAPSSNVLSDGDDAESTGVTIMSRRRAPSSNVPSDGDEAESTGVSKMNRSSAPSACVPSDGDDDVSTGVNIMSRDTVPSSNTDSSLTQQGAAVRRLRLQSNLNAGTCSSVDGLSSCIMDENGGDEGVKAEIEEHVETNFLDNFGSVGDSQPDAQTDMPDHDGAMLIPDANSVLRQRKTLEKGDKEKKQECGLQSHVREPRKRGGFPAHIIWPVLSVALLVLVSVGMYGWA, encoded by the exons ATGACGGTCATGGAGCTCAAGAAGCTGCCGCTCGGGTTCCGGTTCCACCCCACCGACGAGGAGCTCGTCAGGCACTACCTCAAGGGGAAGATCACGGGGCAGATCAAGGCCGAGGTCGAGGTCATCCCCGAGATCGACGTCTGCAAGTGCGAGCCGTGGGACCTCCCAG ATAAAGCGTTGATCCGctccgaggatcttgagtggttCTTCTTTGCACCCAAGGACCGCAAGTACCCCAATGGAAGCAGGTCCAACAGGGCGACTGAGGCTGGCTACTGGAAGGCCACCGGGAAGGACAGGATCATCAAGTCCAAGGGCGAGAAGAAGAAGCAGCACATGATTGGCATGAAGAAGACCCTCGTGTTCCACCGGGGACGAGCCCCCAAAGGCGAGCGCACTGGCTGGATTATGCACGAGTACCGCACCACCGAGCCGGAGTTTGAATCTGGCGAGCAG GGTGGTTATGTTCTGTATCGCCTGTTCCAAAAGACGTTGGAGAAAACTGAGCGCTCTACGCCGGAGGAAATGGATAAAAGTGGCTACTCCCCCACTCCATCTCGTTCCACTCCTGACCATATGGAGGCaaacgaggaagcactcacaccgtTAAATAAGGAGTCTCCTGAATCTGGTCTATCTGGATGTCCAATTGACTTGCCGGGTACAATTGAAACTCCAGCTGCGCCGATTACAAGGTGGCTTGCAGACAGGAACGATAATCTGGCGACAAATGAAGCAAACGTTTTTCGTGCGCCTTCTCATGGTCATGTTGATGGAGGACCTAAG GCGGGTGCTGCGGCTGGATCTTTGACTCAGTTAATTGATTCACAGAAGATAAATGTTGGTTCAGATGAATTTGCAACATTTCCTGCTCCCATGTTACAGCATGATGTAGATGCTCTCTTGAATGATTTTTCCCTTCAAGGACCTTCAGCTGATTTTTGTGGCACTCTGAAACCCCGTGATCCAGTGGAAGATTTCTTGAACGAAGCAATTGCTGATCCAGATGAGcattcatcatcaacatctaAAGTTCAGTATGATTCAGACACTGGGAATATGCCTGCTGAGTTTGACAACAACTGGGTTCTGcag GGTGATTTCCTAGATGATTCAAACTGGTTAGACAATTTAAATTTTGTGCCTGATGACACAAATCCGCAGCTGAGTGGATTATATGAGAATGCGACATTGCTTCCTTATGACAGCACTAATCCAGATGTACTTTCCATGGACTCCGGTGATGAGTCCTTGCAAGATTTGTTCAATACCATGGAAGATCATAGTGGAAAAAGAGATGTATATGAACCTGGATTTAATGCCATGCATCAGCAGTTACAGTCTAATATGCATCCGAACTATTTATGGAGCACTGAACCTGGTTATAATGCTATGCATCAGCAGTTACAGTCTACTATGCAACCAAACTATGTAATTTCTCAACAGGGCATTGCATCAAGGAGGTTAAAGCTATGTGATTCATTGTCTGCTGTCGATGTTGAGAGTCGAGAGAGCATGACCAGAGATGAACATGAAGAATCAGATATTGCTACTTCAAAGTATATGGGTGGATCTGTTGAGTCAACTGCAGATGTAGATGATGCTGAGTCAACAGGGGTTACTATTATGAGGCGGCCCCGTGCGCCTAGTTCAAATGTGCTTTCAGATGGAGATGATGCTGAATCCACGGGGGTTACTATCATGAGCCGGCGCCGTGCGCCAAGTTCAAATGTGCCTTCAGACGGAGATGAAGCTGAATCCACAGGGGTTTCTAAGATGAACCGAAGCTCTGCTCCAAGTGCATGCGTGCCTTCAGATGGCGATGATGATGTGTCAACAGGGGTTAATATTATGAGCCGAGACACTGTTCCAAGTTCAAACACAGATAGTTCATTAACTCAACAGGGGGCTGCAGTGCGAAGGCTGCGGCTACAATCGAACCTTAACGCAGGAACATGTTCTAGTGTCGATGGTTTGTCAAGTTGCATTATGGATGAAAACGGAGGTGATGAAGGGGTTAAAGCTGAG ATTGAAGAGCATGTGGAAACGAACTTTCTTGACAATTTTGGTTCTGTTGGCGACAGCCAGCCTGATGCACAAACGGATATGCCTGATCATG ATGGTGCCATGCTTATTCCAGACGCCAATTCTGTTTTGAGGCAGCGCAAGACACTGGAGAAAGGGGACAAGGAGAAGAAGCAGGAGTGTGGTCTTCAGTCACATGTGAGAGAACCAAGGAAGAGGGGAGGCTTCCCAGCACACATTATCTGGCCAGTTCTGTCGGTAGCTCTGCTTGTCCTTGTCAGTGTTGGGATGTACGGATGGGCATAG